In Saccharomyces paradoxus chromosome VIII, complete sequence, the genomic window cgtttcttcttgcttttAGATGCCTGGGCTGCTTTCTGGGGCTGCTGTACCAAGATAGTACCTTCTTTTACACTCTCGTCAGCgtctttaaatttttcttgagaaTCTAGGTAAAACATTAGGTCCTTGACTTGCTCTTCCAAATCTTGTTTAGATTCTACCagttttttgttttcctgCTCTAATTGCTCTTGCTTTTTTGATGAGTGATCTAGGTTCGCTTGCAGGCCTTCGATTACCAGCctatcttcttcaagtttAGTTTTCTGGGacatttccttcttctgCCACTCCTTCTGAGTGACTTGAAATTGGAGTTTTAAATCCTCCATAGACTTCTTCAGGCTTTCTACTTTCAACAGATCAGACGCACTTTGATTCTTCTCTTGTAATTTCAGTTCATAATATTCTCTTTGAGACTCTAACTGAGATATTAGTACTTGCACATATTCTAAATGATATTCCCTATGCCTTAAGAAATTTGCCGCCAGCTCTccatcttttttattagaGCTGGATCCTTCACCACCACCTTTATTCCTGTTACCGTTAACGACATTTTGTAGTTCATCAGAATTACCAGTACCACTGTTATTATCATCACCGGAACCGCCGACCTCTACTAACTTTCCATCAACTTCATTTTGCACTAGTCGATGGACGTAATTATCTCCCGCATAATCCCACACCCTTTGTGTTCGTATATCCATTGCAAAACAATGTAAAGTTTCTTCATAATGTTTGATTGCATGCTTGGAATTGTAACGGCCGCATCCAACATTACCGCAGATCAAGCAGATCCACAAATTATCAGTGGAGCCGCATGTTGCACAACGTGCAGAATCACCTGCCTGCTTCAGTAATGATTCCCTGCTTAGCCGCAGACTTGAATGTCTACACACCGGACATCTTGAGTTCTTCCACTTGTTTAGGCATTGGCAATGAAAAGTGTGCTGGCATGGGATTGTTACTAAGCCAGTTGTTTCTGAATCCATTCTTTCGAGGCAAACGGGGCATGTGGGTAGTTCGACTTTTACTggtgcctttttttttttaacagTAAATGGATCAGTAAGCAGATAAGGGAAGTCCTCGTTAGCAGTAGGTCTTTGGAAaagctttttttgaaatactATTTCCTTTATAGAGATCACATGGCATGTTTCTGGATCCATCCTACTAAAACTTTTGCCATTGAACTCTTCCTTGAAATTCTTCGCATCAAGGGCATTCCTGAATTTAATAAGGACTGTAAAGTTAAAACCCATTCCCTTCTGCTGGTTTCGTAGTATACGAAAGTTGGAAACTTGTTTATTAACAATATCATCACcaatataaaaatgcaATAAATCATGAACGGTAAAATAAGTTGGAACGAACAGGATACATATCATAGTATCATCTCCAGGGATGGTCAGAATGTCTTTCTCATTGAGAGGATTATCGGCATTGTTCAATTTGAATAACTTTATTATCCCATGGCCCAAGTATTGTGAAGTAATCAAatcattttcctcttcttttgatGTTTGATTTGTGAAATCGGTTATCATGTCTATTTCCCAGTCACAGACTCTCCAATCCTGCCAGTCTTTATTACTTTTAGTGCTTTCTTCCCAAATACTTTCTGATTTAGACTTTTTTGGAATActcttgaaaatttgataaGCGGATTCAACCAGATTTTGACTTTCAAATTCTAAAACAATGTTATACTCAAATTGATCCATAGATGTGAGCGCCAACCAAAATGTGATATATCTAATGCTAGTATTCCCTTATTGTGTGTATATGTGTTGCCTTTGAGGTCTCACTTAATCTGCGGGTGGGAtctcattttcatatttttcattttatgaTTAGCCGTCCCCTAAAAAAACATCGTGTAATAATATAGGttatacatttatatatgtagAAAGTATAATAGGTTGGAATGTGAAAAGACGTCATTAGTACCATTTATGTAATGAGAGTGTATATTTTAAGGatgaataaaaaaggaactgGAATGACCCATAAAGGTATTGCTCCTGTTCTCATTCAGTGCTTGTAAATTATCCTTGTCCAAATCTATTATTCATTTAAAGCAGCTTCTTCCGCTAGGAAATCAATTAGATTCCTTGGATACGCGGGTCCATGGGTATGGCAACACTCTTGTCCTTGTAATTTGCTCATAACATATGTCACATCAAAGTCCCTATCTTCCGAAAGTTTGTAAAGATACTCCCAGGTAGCGGGGACTGTTAGTACCTGTCTTCCTGCTTCGTCAGTATACTGTGTATTTTGTTTCATTATTACTTCATTATCCTTAAGTGAATACATGCCTTTGTTATTCAGTTTGCCTTCCAGCACCatagaagtgaaaaattcatctttGGTGGGGAAAGAATATTTGTGATCGGTATCATCAATTAGGTCCCTTGGGAACTTTTCATTACCACTCCGTAGTAGCAGCCTATTCTCTGCATTTATTTCAGTATTTACTTTCCTTAGCTcctcaatttctttcaataaaCTTTGGCGGTTCCTCTCACTTTCTAACAGTTTATCTTGTAATTCTTTCATTCtggcttcttttctctctctGAAGGCTTTTTGGGCAGCTCGATTTTGagcctttttctttgctttaGAGTCCTCTGGGGCATCTTCGTTATGTGGAACTGAGGGAGTTCTCGAACTTGGAGAAATATCCTTCTTTTTAGAAAAACAATTTGTATCAGTATAATTATCATTGTCGtttttattgttatctGCCATCGCAAAGGAAGAGCAGTCACCCGAGCTAGGCGTTAACTGAACTGTTTGGAAATTAGTACTCTCAGAAAGAGGTATTTCATTCTGTAACATCAGATCATCATTTGATCCGCTAAGGTCCAAAGTAGGACACTGATCGTTTAAAATTGGGAAGGGAGCGGTTTGCTCATTTAATATATCACGCTGTTGTTTTATACATTCGTTATCgttttggaaaagagaGTTCTCGGGACAAAAGTCATCCTCTTGACATTGAGGattgatgaattttatGAACCCGTTGGTATTATTATCTACATCGGAAGGTGGCATAACTACTGCATTAACCTTATCCTTCATTAGTCAATCCTTAAGTAACGTAAGCACCTATTATTCCTCGTATTGCAATAgtaaagtaaaaagaaagctcAGAGGGCTTCCAGTAAGCTTCAAGTTAATCTTTATCTATAATCTTAGTTGAATAATATGCCGTAGCTATACTtcctaatattatattacaAAATTCACTACACACTTTTTctggaggaaaaaaaatatgtaaaaaaagaaaatttgatttcGCCCAGGATCGAACTGGGGACGTTCTGCGTGTTAAGCAGATGCCATAACCGACTAGACCACGAAACCAAATTGTGATTGAGGGTATTTTATTACGGGCTCCTAATACCGAATGTCTTGACAATCTAAAGTCGTTtaggagagtaacttgttgtcagacttattattaacgtgattcacagaatgttacttATTGAGAATTATTTGGGTAATTAGATAtttgttgggattccattgttactaaaggctataatattaggtatatagaatatactagaagttctcctcgaggatataggaatccacaaaaggggatcgatagttctatatagtgttattattttatcttctttctttttatatgttgtcattcattatcctattacattatcaatccttgcatttcagcttccattagataggatgactgtttctcaatctttatgccatcctcttgcaccgcatattataatataatattaaatagatgatattagaatttcattccaacaggttcatcttaggcaagtaggttgcctagtatactcaatcttgtcCGTTTTGGaactattgtttcgtacgtgtttcatacatgttttatgtctcggttggtaaatctagtaatgctgaggtatctcattttgagatacaacaGAAAGATACTTTGTTACGCCAAGCTATTGGCGGATATTGGCTGATGTTTTGTcgatatgaaaaaaattatgatTCAGTTTAGTGACACATGATGGGGCAGACTACTATTTtaaaacaaatataatTTACGTTTACGATGCAAAAGGTTTATagaaattatataaaagtAAATACATTAAAATGCAGACGCATAAGCCACCATTGGCTCATGCTTATAATTATATttaacgatttttttttcgttgaTATCGTGAGCATCTTAACTATCCCGGTCATAACTGGGGGGTTGTATGACGATTATAAGAGTGCTTGGGCTTAGTGAATTTCTGTCGCCTTGGAGAACTGTCCAGGTCCTCCCTGTTCAGATTAACAATTCCGGCTACATTGTTTGCTGCAACTCTGGCCTTGCGGTTTATGCCAGCAGCAgccatttttttgagcAAGTCATCTGGACATTCTGCATCTTTGCTTGCATGAAATTCTCTCGACACTTCCCTAAATAGACTACCCAATGTGGTACTGTTTGCTCTACGTAATGAATGAACATCGTCTGTGTATGCTGGAGACGAGGCCGGAGTGTTGTGAGGAAAAGTATCCTGTGTCGTCCTAGGCAATACCGGAGGCGTCACTTCTCTGGAAGACACATTTTCAGCAAGATGGgtaattattttttctagcCTGGTACCTGGTTTATTTTCCAGGATATTGTAAccaccatttttttcgtaCTCCTTTTGCTCGCGATCTTCTTCAGTTTTCACTAGCCTTAACAGGTTATCAtcctccttttttttattcttcaaatatgTGGAGTTATGTGTTTCGGCTCTCCTTAgaaaaagttcattttCCTTAGGGTCGTAAGTTGCATCTTCAATggttttttctctttctagCGGTTCCCCCATTCCCCTTACAGGAAAGACACCAGGCGGTGATCTCAAACTGTGGCGCTTGTTAATACGATGTCTGTTAATGGATTTGGTCGAGTGATTGTGAGGCAACTTTAAGTGTGAAGATCTTGTCGTAGAGTTACTTTTAGGTATGAATGGTACGGGCTCTCCCAAGTCCGATTCCATTGTAGCATTGTCGGAAGTTATGGCTGATGAAGGTAGGGATAGTAGCGAATTTAGACTTCTCCCGGTCAAATAACTCGAGCTATCGTGGATTGTATTATAAATGCTTGCAGAATCCTTTTCAGTCAGGTCTTCAAGATCTCCACCGGTTTCAGTTGCATCATCGTCACTAGCTTCATCTTCTGTATCTTCCTCACACTCACGTTTTGGTATTCTGACGACCCTTGAATCCATGTTCAGTTCCGGTTGTTCATCTCTTGCTTCGTATTCTGGTAAAGATAATCTCTTCCTATCGCGTTCCACAACTATCAAATGTAAGTAGAAGGGAACAACTGCACTAAAAAAGAGTCCTCCAATGATATTACCCAAAGAAGCAGGAATCAGTAGTTTCCAAATATATTTACCCACCGAAACATTGGCACCATTGAGCATGGCAATGAAGGATGCAGACATATCCGCAACTACATGCGTAAATCCGATTCCTACAAAAGTTATGATGGGGAATGACATTATGATGAATTTGACATGAATGGGCTTTGCCATTAGTTGTAAGTAAATTGCCAAAca contains:
- the ETP1 gene encoding Etp1p (similar to YHL010C), with protein sequence MDQFEYNIVLEFESQNLVESAYQIFKSIPKKSKSESIWEESTKSNKDWQDWRVCDWEIDMITDFTNQTSKEEENDLITSQYLGHGIIKLFKLNNADNPLNEKDILTIPGDDTMICILFVPTYFTVHDLLHFYIGDDIVNKQVSNFRILRNQQKGMGFNFTVLIKFRNALDAKNFKEEFNGKSFSRMDPETCHVISIKEIVFQKKLFQRPTANEDFPYLLTDPFTVKKKKAPVKVELPTCPVCLERMDSETTGLVTIPCQHTFHCQCLNKWKNSRCPVCRHSSLRLSRESLLKQAGDSARCATCGSTDNLWICLICGNVGCGRYNSKHAIKHYEETLHCFAMDIRTQRVWDYAGDNYVHRLVQNEVDGKLVEVGGSGDDNNSGTGNSDELQNVVNGNRNKGGGEGSSSNKKDGELAANFLRHREYHLEYVQVLISQLESQREYYELKLQEKNQSASDLLKVESLKKSMEDLKLQFQVTQKEWQKKEMSQKTKLEEDRLVIEGLQANLDHSSKKQEQLEQENKKLVESKQDLEEQVKDLMFYLDSQEKFKDADESVKEGTILVQQPQKAAQASKSKKKRNKNKKPGK
- the YAP3 gene encoding Yap3p (Basic leucine zipper (bZIP) transcription factor~similar to YHL009C); the encoded protein is MKDKVNAVVMPPSDVDNNTNGFIKFINPQCQEDDFCPENSLFQNDNECIKQQRDILNEQTAPFPILNDQCPTLDLSGSNDDLMLQNEIPLSESTNFQTVQLTPSSGDCSSFAMADNNKNDNDNYTDTNCFSKKKDISPSSRTPSVPHNEDAPEDSKAKKKAQNRAAQKAFRERKEARMKELQDKLLESERNRQSLLKEIEELRKVNTEINAENRLLLRSGNEKFPRDLIDDTDHKYSFPTKDEFFTSMVLEGKLNNKGMYSLKDNEVIMKQNTQYTDEAGRQVLTVPATWEYLYKLSEDRDFDVTYVMSKLQGQECCHTHGPAYPRNLIDFLAEEAALNE
- a CDS encoding uncharacterized protein (similar to YHL008C) → MVDDSNYLTPHETALAVVATAMKKARLQLDTLIINSILGGILFSSGSFLLVAIHSDDPDMVARNPGIVNLITGVTFAIGLFYVVIMGADLFNSNILFFSVGVMRRAVTIYDLIVSWFISWIGNIAGSLFVSYLFGHLTGIGSQELWMKGSKQIIEQKASYSFIQTFLKGIAGNFFVCLAIYLQLMAKPIHVKFIIMSFPIITFVGIGFTHVVADMSASFIAMLNGANVSVGKYIWKLLIPASLGNIIGGLFFSAVVPFYLHLIVVERDRKRLSLPEYEARDEQPELNMDSRVVRIPKRECEEDTEDEASDDDATETGGDLEDLTEKDSASIYNTIHDSSSYLTGRSLNSLLSLPSSAITSDNATMESDLGEPVPFIPKSNSTTRSSHLKLPHNHSTKSINRHRINKRHSLRSPPGVFPVRGMGEPLEREKTIEDATYDPKENELFLRRAETHNSTYLKNKKKEDDNLLRLVKTEEDREQKEYEKNGGYNILENKPGTRLEKIITHLAENVSSREVTPPVLPRTTQDTFPHNTPASSPAYTDDVHSLRRANSTTLGSLFREVSREFHASKDAECPDDLLKKMAAAGINRKARVAANNVAGIVNLNREDLDSSPRRQKFTKPKHSYNRHTTPQL